The proteins below are encoded in one region of Paraburkholderia phenazinium:
- the leuS gene encoding leucine--tRNA ligase — translation MHEKYVPSDVEAAAQGQWRASDAYKTTEISGKPKFYCVSMLPYPSGKLHMGHVRNYTINDVMYRYLRMNGNNVLMPMGWDAFGMPAENAAIANNVPPAKWTYDNIAYMKKQMQAMGLAIDWSREVATCSPDYYKWNQWLFLKMLEKGIAYKKTGTVNWDPVDQTVLANEQVIDGRGWRSGALVEKREIPMYYMRITQYADELLNDLEGLGWPERVKVMQQNWIGKSFGVNFGFPYEIDGEQKVLRVFTTRADTIMGVTFCAVAAEHPLATRLAQDKPELQAFIEECKRGGVAEADVATMEKRGMATGFYVTHPLTQEQVEVWIGNYVLMSYGEGAVMGVPSHDERDFAFAKKYGLLIRQVVALEGKEYSTDAWQEWYGDKDGTLINSGKYDGMTYTQAVDAIASDLKDLGLGDKQVTYRLRDWGVSRQRYWGTPIPIIHCPTCGDVPVPEKDLPVVLPEDLVPDGTGNPLAKSEAFVNCTCPTCGGAAKRETDTMDTFVDSSWYFYRYASPDAKTMVDQRTDYWAPMDQYIGGIEHAILHLLYSRFWAKVMRDMGLVNFGEPAKNLLTQGMVLNETFYRESEAGKKTWYNPADVTVTHDEKGRPVGAVLNSDGEAVVLGGIEKMSKSKNNGVDPQVLIDEYGADTARLFVMFASPPEQQLEWSGSGVEGASRFLRRVWGFGHANEAALRKQASFDAAQLGETDKVLRREIYSVLKQADFDYQRLQYNTVVSAAMKMLNALDSAKGAHPAVLRECYGVLLRVLYPVVPHATYQLWQELGYADEFGTLLDAPWPKVDEKALEQAEIELVLQVNGKVRGAVTVAKDAPRDAIEQAALAHEMFAKFSEGNAPKKIIVVPGRLVNIVV, via the coding sequence ATGCACGAAAAATACGTTCCCTCCGACGTCGAAGCCGCCGCGCAAGGGCAATGGCGCGCCAGCGACGCCTATAAGACGACGGAAATCTCCGGTAAGCCCAAGTTCTATTGCGTCTCGATGCTGCCGTACCCGTCGGGCAAGCTGCACATGGGCCACGTGCGCAACTACACGATCAACGACGTGATGTACCGCTATCTGCGGATGAACGGCAACAACGTGCTGATGCCGATGGGTTGGGACGCGTTCGGTATGCCGGCGGAAAACGCCGCGATCGCCAACAACGTGCCGCCGGCCAAGTGGACGTACGACAACATCGCGTACATGAAGAAGCAGATGCAGGCGATGGGCCTCGCCATCGACTGGTCGCGCGAAGTCGCCACCTGCAGCCCCGATTACTACAAGTGGAACCAGTGGCTGTTCCTGAAGATGCTCGAAAAGGGCATTGCGTACAAGAAGACCGGTACGGTGAACTGGGACCCGGTCGACCAGACCGTGCTCGCCAACGAACAGGTGATCGACGGGCGCGGCTGGCGCTCCGGCGCTCTGGTCGAAAAGCGCGAGATCCCGATGTACTACATGCGGATCACGCAGTACGCCGACGAACTGCTGAACGACCTCGAAGGCCTTGGCTGGCCCGAGCGCGTGAAGGTCATGCAGCAGAACTGGATCGGCAAAAGCTTCGGCGTGAACTTCGGCTTCCCGTACGAGATCGACGGCGAGCAGAAAGTGCTGCGCGTCTTCACCACGCGCGCCGACACGATCATGGGCGTGACCTTCTGTGCAGTCGCGGCCGAGCATCCGCTCGCCACGCGTCTGGCGCAAGACAAGCCGGAACTGCAGGCGTTCATCGAAGAATGCAAGCGCGGCGGTGTCGCCGAGGCCGACGTTGCAACGATGGAAAAGAGGGGCATGGCCACCGGTTTCTACGTCACGCATCCGCTGACGCAGGAACAGGTCGAGGTGTGGATCGGCAACTACGTGCTGATGAGCTACGGCGAGGGCGCCGTGATGGGCGTGCCGTCGCACGACGAGCGCGATTTCGCGTTTGCGAAGAAATACGGTCTGCTGATCAGACAGGTGGTGGCGCTCGAAGGCAAGGAATACTCGACCGACGCCTGGCAGGAATGGTATGGCGACAAGGACGGCACGCTGATCAACAGCGGCAAGTACGACGGTATGACCTACACGCAAGCCGTGGATGCGATCGCAAGCGACCTGAAGGATCTGGGCCTTGGCGACAAGCAGGTCACCTACCGTCTGCGCGACTGGGGTGTCTCGCGTCAGCGCTACTGGGGCACGCCGATCCCGATCATCCACTGCCCGACCTGCGGCGACGTGCCGGTGCCGGAGAAGGATCTGCCCGTCGTGCTGCCTGAGGATCTCGTGCCGGACGGCACGGGTAACCCGCTTGCGAAGTCCGAAGCGTTCGTGAACTGCACGTGTCCGACGTGTGGCGGCGCCGCGAAGCGCGAAACCGATACGATGGACACCTTCGTCGATTCGTCGTGGTACTTCTATCGCTATGCGTCGCCGGATGCGAAGACCATGGTCGACCAGCGCACCGACTACTGGGCGCCGATGGATCAGTACATCGGCGGCATCGAGCACGCGATCCTGCACTTGCTGTACTCGCGTTTCTGGGCGAAGGTGATGCGCGACATGGGCCTGGTGAATTTCGGCGAGCCGGCCAAGAACCTGCTCACGCAGGGCATGGTGCTCAACGAAACCTTCTACCGCGAAAGTGAAGCGGGCAAGAAGACCTGGTACAACCCGGCCGACGTCACCGTGACGCACGACGAAAAGGGCCGTCCGGTCGGCGCCGTGCTGAACTCGGACGGCGAGGCTGTGGTGCTCGGCGGCATCGAGAAGATGTCGAAGTCGAAGAATAACGGCGTCGATCCGCAGGTGCTGATCGACGAGTACGGTGCCGACACGGCGCGTCTGTTTGTGATGTTCGCCTCTCCGCCCGAGCAGCAGCTTGAATGGTCGGGTTCCGGCGTGGAAGGTGCGAGCCGCTTCCTGCGCCGCGTTTGGGGCTTTGGCCACGCGAACGAAGCGGCCTTGCGCAAACAGGCTTCGTTCGACGCCGCCCAACTCGGCGAAACGGACAAGGTACTGCGCCGCGAGATCTACAGCGTGCTGAAGCAGGCCGATTTCGATTACCAGCGTTTGCAGTACAACACGGTGGTGTCGGCGGCCATGAAGATGCTCAACGCGCTCGACAGCGCCAAGGGCGCTCACCCCGCCGTGCTGCGCGAATGCTATGGCGTGCTGCTGCGCGTGCTGTACCCGGTTGTGCCGCATGCGACCTATCAGCTGTGGCAGGAACTCGGCTATGCCGACGAATTTGGTACGCTGCTGGACGCGCCCTGGCCGAAGGTCGACGAGAAGGCGCTGGAGCAGGCCGAGATCGAACTCGTGCTGCAGGTGAACGGCAAGGTGCGCGGTGCGGTCACGGTCGCGAAGGACGCCCCGCGCGACGCGATCGAGCAGGCCGCGCTCGCGCATGAGATGTTCGCCAAGTTCAGCGAAGGCAATGCGCCGAAGAAAATCATCGTCGTGCCGGGCCGCCTGGTGAACATCGTCGTTTGA
- a CDS encoding ExbD/TolR family protein — translation MAFGGLEKRQTAAPMAEINMTPLIDVMLVLLVIFIITAPLFTHAIRLDLPKVAAAPARQTPQTISLSIDAAGKIYWNGNALTLDQMRARFVEAGKQQEQPEIQLRAERSTRYEVIAQVMGAAQQAGLQRLGFVTDPPPPVPGH, via the coding sequence ATGGCATTCGGCGGACTCGAAAAACGGCAGACCGCAGCGCCGATGGCAGAGATCAACATGACGCCGTTGATCGACGTGATGCTGGTGCTGCTCGTGATTTTTATCATTACCGCGCCTTTATTCACACACGCGATCCGGCTTGACCTACCGAAAGTCGCCGCCGCACCGGCCCGTCAGACACCGCAGACGATCTCGCTGTCTATCGACGCGGCGGGCAAGATCTACTGGAACGGCAATGCCCTGACGCTCGACCAGATGCGCGCGCGCTTTGTGGAAGCGGGCAAGCAGCAGGAACAGCCGGAGATCCAGCTGCGCGCCGAGCGCTCGACGCGCTACGAGGTCATCGCCCAGGTGATGGGCGCGGCGCAGCAGGCGGGGCTACAGCGGCTAGGCTTTGTGACGGACCCGCCGCCGCCCGTGCCGGGCCATTAG
- the fur gene encoding ferric iron uptake transcriptional regulator, producing MTNPTDLKNIGLKATLPRLKILEIFQHSPVRHLTAEDVYRNLLHEELDIGLATVYRVLTQFEQAGLLSRSNFESGKAVFELNEGTHHDHLVCIDCGLVEEFFDQEIESRQQAIAKERGFKLQEHALALYGACTKENCPHRKH from the coding sequence ATGACCAATCCAACCGATCTGAAAAATATCGGGCTCAAGGCGACCCTACCGCGCCTCAAGATTCTGGAGATTTTCCAGCACAGCCCGGTGCGCCACCTGACTGCGGAAGACGTCTACCGCAACCTGCTGCACGAGGAGCTCGATATCGGGCTTGCTACGGTCTATCGCGTGCTGACTCAGTTCGAGCAGGCGGGGCTTTTGTCGCGCAGCAACTTCGAATCCGGCAAAGCCGTGTTCGAACTCAACGAAGGCACCCACCACGATCACCTGGTGTGTATCGACTGCGGGCTGGTCGAGGAGTTCTTCGACCAGGAAATCGAGAGCCGCCAGCAGGCTATTGCCAAAGAGCGCGGTTTCAAGCTGCAGGAGCACGCGCTCGCGCTGTACGGCGCCTGCACGAAGGAAAACTGCCCGCATCGCAAGCATTGA
- a CDS encoding ureidoglycolate lyase → MKILQMERLTREAFAPFGDVIELDGARHFPINGGTTERYHDLAQVDVGEQGGRPLINLFRAQPRALPVEINMMERHPLGSQAFLPLSALSYLIVVAPAGEFDPAHMRGFWTEGWQGVNYAKGVWHHPLLALERVSDFVVVDRGGDQPNCDEIALAEPWHLARVTYAYGL, encoded by the coding sequence ATGAAGATCCTGCAGATGGAGCGCCTGACGCGCGAAGCTTTCGCACCGTTTGGAGACGTGATCGAACTGGACGGCGCACGTCACTTTCCTATCAATGGCGGCACGACCGAGCGCTACCACGATCTTGCGCAGGTCGACGTGGGCGAGCAGGGCGGCCGCCCACTGATCAACCTGTTTCGCGCGCAACCGCGTGCGTTGCCGGTCGAGATCAACATGATGGAGCGCCACCCGCTCGGCAGTCAGGCTTTCCTCCCGCTTTCAGCGTTGAGCTACCTGATCGTCGTCGCGCCGGCTGGCGAGTTCGATCCGGCGCACATGCGCGGCTTCTGGACCGAGGGTTGGCAGGGCGTCAACTACGCAAAAGGGGTCTGGCACCACCCGCTGCTCGCGCTCGAGCGCGTCAGCGATTTCGTGGTGGTGGATCGAGGCGGCGATCAGCCCAATTGCGACGAGATTGCGCTGGCTGAGCCATGGCATCTCGCGCGTGTTACCTACGCTTACGGCCTCTGA
- a CDS encoding C4-dicarboxylate transporter DctA: MLKFFNSLFGRVVVALVAGIVIGALFPHFAQSLRPLGDGFLKLIKMVIGPIVFCVVVSGMAHAGDLKKVGRVGLKAVVYFEFMTTIALVIGAVLAYVTKPGVGMNINLHSLDAASLNTYTEHTKDLKDTAGFLLKIIPDTAFNAFATGDILQILVFSVLFGSALSLLGDKAQKVSGLIDELAQVFFRVMSFIIKLAPLGVLGAIAFTTGTYGVASLEQLGLLVVVFYASCIVFVAVVLGVVMRLAGFSVFKLIRYLREEMSIVLGTASSDAVLPQVMRKLEWMGVKDSTVGLVIPTGYSFNLDGFSIYLTLAVIFIAQATNTPLSLHDLIVVVLVSLVTSKGAHGIPGSAIVILAATLSAIPAIPVLGLVLILPVDWFVGIARALTNLIGNCVATVVVAVWENDIDKARARSVLNREAAFLYVPAGEETNVAGVSVNPAHAT, translated from the coding sequence GTGTTGAAGTTTTTCAATTCGCTGTTTGGCCGGGTGGTGGTCGCTCTAGTGGCGGGCATCGTGATCGGCGCGCTGTTTCCGCATTTCGCCCAGTCGTTGCGGCCGCTCGGCGACGGCTTTCTCAAACTGATCAAGATGGTGATTGGTCCGATCGTGTTCTGCGTGGTGGTGAGCGGCATGGCGCATGCGGGCGATCTGAAGAAAGTGGGACGGGTGGGCCTGAAAGCGGTGGTCTACTTCGAGTTCATGACGACGATTGCTCTGGTGATCGGCGCGGTGCTGGCCTATGTCACGAAGCCCGGCGTCGGCATGAACATCAACCTGCATTCACTCGATGCGGCCTCGCTCAATACGTACACCGAACACACCAAAGATCTGAAGGACACCGCAGGATTTCTGCTGAAGATCATCCCCGACACCGCTTTCAACGCGTTCGCCACCGGCGACATCCTGCAGATTCTCGTGTTCTCGGTGCTGTTCGGTTCGGCTCTGTCGCTGCTCGGCGACAAGGCGCAGAAGGTGAGCGGCCTGATCGACGAACTGGCACAAGTGTTCTTTCGCGTGATGAGCTTCATCATCAAGCTGGCGCCGCTCGGCGTGCTTGGCGCGATTGCATTTACCACAGGCACTTATGGTGTCGCTTCGCTCGAACAACTCGGATTGCTGGTGGTGGTGTTCTACGCGAGCTGTATCGTGTTTGTGGCCGTGGTGCTTGGCGTCGTGATGCGTCTGGCCGGCTTTAGCGTCTTCAAGCTGATCCGCTATCTGCGTGAGGAAATGTCGATCGTGCTCGGCACGGCCTCCTCCGATGCGGTGTTGCCGCAGGTGATGCGCAAGCTCGAATGGATGGGGGTAAAAGACTCGACGGTCGGCCTCGTGATTCCGACGGGCTACTCGTTCAATCTCGACGGTTTCTCGATCTATCTGACGCTCGCGGTGATCTTCATTGCGCAGGCCACCAATACGCCGCTGTCGCTTCACGATCTGATCGTGGTGGTGCTGGTGTCACTGGTGACGTCGAAAGGGGCGCATGGTATCCCCGGTTCGGCAATCGTGATTCTGGCCGCGACGCTTTCCGCGATTCCTGCGATCCCGGTACTCGGTCTGGTGCTGATTCTGCCGGTGGACTGGTTCGTCGGCATTGCGCGTGCATTGACGAATCTGATCGGCAATTGCGTTGCCACGGTGGTCGTGGCGGTCTGGGAAAACGATATCGACAAAGCCCGCGCTCGTAGCGTATTGAACCGGGAAGCCGCGTTCCTCTATGTTCCCGCAGGCGAAGAAACGAATGTGGCGGGCGTCTCAGTCAATCCCGCGCACGCAACCTGA
- the bamE gene encoding outer membrane protein assembly factor BamE produces MRGTLIAAATVAVLAGCSTYDSVTQRIAQSITPYRITVVQGNFVSAEAAAQMKVGMTRDQVRQLLGTPLLADMFHADRWDYVFYFKRGNTSVVQQRDFVVNFSGDTVANWSGGQDLPSNLELLAEIDGDKRGKKAFVAAEAAAASGAVAASGAAAATPPATAGTVSAQSMDPNAEAAQAANRATDAVQAPSGKITPSVRAGTPTANGGVVPQGATSPGAPQFQFTRPAPPTVPSEQQDNPVGPAGSQSNNGPTYNAPLTSAPATTGTGS; encoded by the coding sequence ATGCGGGGTACCTTGATTGCTGCAGCGACTGTCGCGGTTCTTGCCGGGTGCTCGACCTACGACAGCGTAACGCAGCGAATCGCGCAAAGCATCACGCCTTATCGGATTACCGTTGTGCAGGGCAATTTTGTCTCGGCTGAGGCAGCTGCGCAAATGAAGGTGGGTATGACACGGGACCAGGTGCGCCAGTTGCTCGGCACGCCGCTCCTGGCGGATATGTTCCACGCAGACCGTTGGGACTACGTGTTCTATTTCAAGCGTGGCAATACGAGCGTCGTGCAACAGCGTGACTTCGTCGTGAACTTCTCGGGCGATACGGTTGCAAACTGGTCGGGCGGTCAGGATCTGCCGTCCAACCTTGAATTGCTCGCCGAAATCGACGGCGACAAGCGCGGCAAGAAAGCGTTTGTGGCAGCAGAGGCTGCGGCAGCCAGCGGGGCGGTTGCCGCTTCGGGCGCCGCTGCGGCTACGCCGCCGGCAACGGCCGGCACGGTGTCTGCGCAGTCCATGGATCCGAACGCCGAAGCCGCGCAGGCGGCCAATCGTGCAACGGACGCCGTGCAGGCCCCGAGCGGCAAGATCACGCCGTCGGTGCGGGCAGGTACGCCGACCGCGAACGGTGGTGTGGTCCCGCAAGGCGCTACGTCGCCTGGGGCGCCGCAATTCCAGTTCACGCGTCCGGCGCCGCCTACCGTGCCGAGCGAACAGCAGGACAACCCGGTGGGACCGGCTGGCTCGCAGAGCAACAACGGGCCGACCTACAACGCACCGCTGACGTCCGCTCCGGCGACCACGGGAACGGGTAGCTAA
- a CDS encoding MotA/TolQ/ExbB proton channel family protein, translated as MAGTGILHYLQSSDTITHAVAYVLLAMSVASWCFLIVKSWVLSRAKRQASRAITEFWQASTLTDGVAALRLVDSERVFTPLAEAALHASEVDIPGALLARVERSERVLRALRQALTTSQRRLEFGQVLLASVGSTAPFVGLLGTVWGIYHALGSIAASGQAMIENVAGPVGEALIMTAFGLVVAIPAVLAYNVLGRMVRQLSEELDGFAHDLHAYVCAPA; from the coding sequence ATGGCAGGCACCGGCATTCTTCACTACCTGCAATCCAGCGACACGATCACCCATGCAGTAGCCTATGTGCTGCTAGCGATGTCGGTGGCGAGCTGGTGCTTTCTGATCGTCAAAAGCTGGGTTCTGAGCCGCGCGAAGCGTCAGGCGTCGCGCGCGATAACCGAGTTCTGGCAGGCGTCGACCTTAACCGACGGTGTCGCCGCGCTGCGGCTTGTCGATAGCGAACGGGTCTTCACGCCGCTCGCCGAAGCCGCGTTGCATGCCTCGGAGGTGGATATCCCCGGTGCGTTGCTCGCACGCGTCGAGCGCAGCGAGCGGGTCTTGCGGGCGCTGCGTCAAGCGCTCACCACCTCGCAGCGGCGGCTCGAGTTTGGCCAGGTGCTGCTGGCATCGGTGGGTAGCACGGCGCCGTTCGTCGGCTTGCTCGGCACCGTGTGGGGCATCTATCACGCGCTCGGCAGTATTGCCGCGAGCGGGCAGGCGATGATCGAAAACGTTGCCGGGCCAGTCGGCGAGGCGCTGATCATGACGGCCTTCGGCCTCGTGGTTGCGATTCCCGCGGTGCTTGCCTACAACGTGCTCGGCCGCATGGTGCGGCAACTGTCCGAGGAACTGGACGGCTTCGCGCACGATCTGCACGCCTACGTCTGCGCGCCCGCTTGA
- a CDS encoding LPS-assembly lipoprotein LptE, giving the protein MTRRSFLTLACGVMVLSACGFQLRGQQDYPFKRLAVAGAPAPFLGRLTRMVQGGSDTVIVKAVSNADAVLHVSEVRGNSVLTMNSLGVVEEYEVTYTLLYSLNGTDGTVLIPQSAIELNRAMTYSDEFTQAKMAEADLLYADMQSDAVDQLIRRLGVVHSLHPAPGQGAPAVAPRVPLPPPPL; this is encoded by the coding sequence GTGACTCGCAGATCGTTTTTGACGCTGGCGTGTGGGGTAATGGTGTTGTCCGCGTGTGGCTTTCAGCTACGCGGTCAGCAGGACTATCCGTTTAAGCGCCTCGCTGTTGCGGGCGCGCCGGCCCCGTTCCTCGGCCGTTTGACTCGAATGGTTCAAGGCGGCAGCGACACGGTGATCGTCAAAGCGGTGTCGAACGCGGATGCCGTTCTGCATGTTTCCGAGGTTCGTGGCAACAGCGTGCTGACGATGAATTCTCTCGGCGTCGTCGAAGAATATGAAGTCACCTACACGCTGCTCTACTCGCTCAACGGCACGGACGGAACGGTACTGATTCCGCAAAGCGCGATCGAGCTGAACCGCGCCATGACTTACAGCGATGAGTTCACGCAGGCGAAAATGGCCGAAGCGGATCTCCTGTACGCGGACATGCAAAGTGACGCCGTCGATCAGCTGATCCGCCGTCTGGGTGTCGTGCATTCGCTGCATCCGGCGCCGGGCCAAGGCGCGCCTGCCGTTGCGCCGCGCGTGCCGTTGCCGCCGCCGCCGCTTTGA
- the dapB gene encoding 4-hydroxy-tetrahydrodipicolinate reductase has protein sequence MNIAIAGASGRMGRMLIETVLNDSGVKLSGALVRTGSAQLGQDAGAFLGKQTGILLSDDIEQVFAQSDALIDFTRPAATLVHLEAAQRHNVKMVIGTTGFESEQKAQLRAAAEKIGIVFAANMSVGVNVTLKLLEYAAQHFATGYDIEIIEAHHRHKVDAPSGTALAMGEVIAGALGRNLDDCAVYGREGITGERDPSTIGFAAIRGGDIVGDHTVLFAGTGERVEITHKSASRLSYAQGALRAARFLEGHASGLYDMQDVLGLR, from the coding sequence ATGAACATTGCTATTGCCGGTGCCTCGGGCCGTATGGGCCGGATGCTGATCGAAACCGTCCTGAACGATTCTGGCGTCAAGCTTTCCGGCGCGCTCGTGCGGACCGGGTCGGCGCAACTTGGTCAGGATGCCGGCGCGTTCCTCGGCAAGCAAACTGGGATTCTGCTGAGCGACGATATCGAGCAGGTGTTCGCCCAGTCCGACGCCCTGATCGATTTCACGCGGCCGGCGGCCACGCTCGTGCATCTCGAAGCGGCGCAGCGCCACAACGTCAAGATGGTGATCGGCACCACGGGTTTCGAAAGCGAGCAGAAGGCGCAACTGCGCGCGGCGGCTGAAAAGATCGGCATCGTCTTTGCCGCCAACATGAGCGTGGGCGTCAATGTCACGCTGAAGCTGCTCGAATACGCCGCGCAGCACTTCGCGACCGGGTACGACATCGAGATCATCGAGGCGCATCACCGCCACAAGGTCGACGCGCCGTCCGGTACCGCGCTGGCAATGGGCGAAGTGATCGCCGGCGCGCTCGGCCGCAATCTCGACGACTGCGCGGTCTATGGCCGCGAGGGCATCACCGGCGAGCGTGACCCGTCCACCATCGGTTTCGCGGCGATCCGCGGCGGCGATATCGTCGGCGATCACACCGTGCTGTTCGCCGGTACCGGCGAACGCGTCGAGATTACGCACAAATCGGCGAGCCGCTTGTCTTATGCACAGGGCGCGCTACGCGCGGCGCGTTTCCTCGAAGGCCACGCAAGCGGCCTGTACGACATGCAGGACGTACTCGGCCTGCGCTGA
- the alc gene encoding allantoicase: MATPTLDPNAPAFTRRYMNLADPRLGAQALYASDEFFAPKERMLEPQPAVFIPGKYDDHGKWMDGWETRRKRTTGHDYCVVRLARPCVIHGVDLDTSHFTGNFPPAASLEGCHAESDTPPDNADWQVVVPAMTLQGNQHHYVEVSDPRAFTHLRVNLYPDGGLARLRVYGQPKRDWDRVERASLIDLAAIENGAYLVAANNQHFGPASQMLMPGRGVNMGDGWETRRRREPGNDWAIVALARPGVIRKVEVDTAHFKGNFPDRCSLQAASVTGGTDESLVTQAMFWPVLMGEQKLQMDHVHPFEAELSKLGPVTHVRFNIYPDGGVSRLRLWGELA, translated from the coding sequence ATGGCTACTCCGACCCTCGACCCGAACGCACCCGCTTTCACGCGCCGCTACATGAACCTGGCCGACCCGCGCCTGGGTGCGCAGGCGCTCTATGCAAGCGATGAATTCTTCGCGCCCAAAGAGCGCATGCTCGAACCGCAGCCGGCGGTGTTCATTCCTGGCAAGTACGACGATCACGGCAAATGGATGGACGGCTGGGAGACCCGCCGCAAGCGCACCACCGGACACGACTATTGCGTGGTCCGGCTCGCGCGCCCATGCGTCATTCATGGCGTGGACCTGGATACGAGCCACTTCACCGGCAACTTTCCGCCGGCGGCGTCACTGGAAGGCTGCCATGCAGAAAGCGACACGCCGCCCGACAACGCCGACTGGCAAGTCGTCGTGCCCGCGATGACGCTGCAGGGCAATCAGCACCACTACGTGGAAGTCAGCGACCCGCGCGCCTTCACGCACCTGCGTGTGAACCTTTACCCGGACGGTGGTCTCGCGCGCCTGCGTGTCTACGGACAACCGAAGCGCGATTGGGATCGCGTCGAACGCGCCAGCCTGATCGATCTGGCGGCGATCGAAAACGGCGCCTATCTGGTCGCCGCGAACAACCAGCATTTCGGACCGGCCTCGCAGATGCTGATGCCAGGACGCGGGGTCAACATGGGCGACGGCTGGGAAACGCGCCGCCGCCGCGAGCCAGGCAACGATTGGGCGATCGTCGCGCTGGCGCGACCCGGTGTGATTCGCAAGGTCGAAGTGGACACGGCGCATTTCAAGGGCAATTTCCCAGACCGCTGCTCGCTGCAGGCCGCGAGCGTGACGGGTGGTACGGACGAGTCGCTCGTCACCCAGGCCATGTTCTGGCCGGTGCTGATGGGCGAGCAGAAACTGCAGATGGACCACGTGCATCCGTTTGAGGCCGAACTGTCCAAGCTTGGCCCGGTCACCCATGTGCGCTTCAATATCTATCCGGACGGTGGTGTTTCCCGCCTGCGTCTGTGGGGTGAGTTGGCGTAA
- a CDS encoding FadR/GntR family transcriptional regulator, translating into MKNVPHTVTDSAIATIRERIEGGVYPVGSLLPAQRQLSEELAISRASLREALSTLEALGLLMIRPGKGVYVESSQVSSANPWRFAEQSSLPDTYQMRFALEGFVARMAALAISDTDLAWFEENIDAMHGALAGNELDEAAQLDFDFHMRMVSIAGNAAIESILRSSSDIMKESQRMPFFKRELVLSTYHEHRQILDALKTRDSAAAGKAIETHITNAAQRAGVFFPVPKA; encoded by the coding sequence ATGAAGAACGTCCCGCATACCGTCACCGACTCCGCCATTGCCACCATCCGCGAACGGATCGAGGGCGGCGTGTATCCGGTGGGAAGTTTGTTGCCCGCACAACGTCAGCTCTCCGAAGAACTGGCCATCAGCCGTGCTTCGCTGCGCGAGGCGCTCTCAACGCTCGAGGCGCTCGGCCTGTTGATGATCCGTCCCGGCAAGGGCGTATATGTCGAGAGTTCGCAGGTGTCCTCAGCGAATCCATGGCGTTTCGCAGAACAGTCTTCCCTGCCGGATACGTATCAGATGCGCTTTGCGCTCGAAGGCTTCGTTGCGCGCATGGCGGCGCTGGCGATCAGCGACACTGACCTCGCGTGGTTCGAGGAGAACATCGACGCGATGCACGGTGCTCTCGCCGGCAACGAACTCGATGAAGCCGCGCAACTGGATTTTGATTTTCATATGCGCATGGTCAGCATTGCCGGCAACGCCGCGATCGAGTCGATCCTGCGCAGCAGTTCGGACATCATGAAAGAGAGCCAGCGCATGCCGTTCTTCAAGCGCGAGCTGGTGCTTTCCACTTATCACGAGCATCGCCAGATTCTCGATGCGCTCAAGACGCGCGATTCCGCCGCGGCCGGTAAAGCGATTGAGACGCACATTACTAATGCTGCCCAGCGTGCGGGCGTTTTCTTCCCGGTGCCGAAGGCATAG